In a single window of the Marispirochaeta aestuarii genome:
- a CDS encoding DUF2179 domain-containing protein → MTIEPWILEWIILPLVVFISRVIDVSLGTIRIILASRGNQKYAPLIGFFEILLWLIVARQVLSNMSNPASVLAYALGFSAGTYLGIKLENSFAFGDVLIRIVCKDTGSSIASSLRSFGYGVTEVNAEGRDGPVTILFSVISRKDIPEVEKRIHGLDRSAFYSIEDVRFLNSGSKRWITQEARVQPAGRAK, encoded by the coding sequence ATGACTATCGAACCATGGATACTGGAGTGGATTATTCTGCCCCTGGTAGTATTTATCAGCAGAGTAATCGATGTTTCTCTGGGAACTATAAGGATCATACTTGCCTCCCGGGGAAACCAGAAGTACGCACCCTTGATAGGCTTTTTCGAGATTCTTCTCTGGCTCATTGTCGCACGGCAGGTTCTTTCCAACATGTCGAACCCTGCCAGTGTGCTGGCCTATGCTCTGGGTTTTTCTGCCGGTACATACCTGGGTATAAAACTGGAGAATTCCTTCGCCTTCGGTGATGTATTAATCCGCATCGTCTGCAAAGACACCGGCAGTTCCATCGCATCCAGCCTGCGCAGCTTCGGATACGGCGTAACCGAGGTAAATGCCGAGGGACGTGACGGTCCGGTAACCATCCTGTTCAGTGTTATCAGCCGAAAAGACATTCCGGAGGTGGAAAAGCGAATCCACGGCCTGGACAGAAGTGCCTTCTACTCCATTGAAGATGTTCGCTTTCTGAACTCCGGATCAAAACGCTGGATTACTCAGGAAGCCCGGGTCCAGCCTGCAGGGCGGGCAAAATAG
- a CDS encoding Ig-like domain-containing protein — protein sequence MEVRDMDIEASDHTILEKFFPVTGLEQWHHRFDLGSLEPGIYHVRVRGMDAAGNSVESEAIDFRVSPESDLPKVSVTFPDSDTTISGDINLLGSATDDDGIEYVELKIDDGDFVRAEGRDYWSFFFSSEDFEDGEHVLSVRGVDINGTPGTAVSVPFVLDTLAPEIRISSHANGDRVSGVISISGILRDANGIRSLGTLAAGDDAEMSEIKLKGDLRSGEAEFDIKIDTREQADGLYSLKFIAEDLQTKLSTEVLHLFIDNSPPVLEIVYPGESESLNGRFTVMGRAGDDVGLASLTFRRGKEEAAEIPLRAGDPFWSVPLDFSGEEKTDSVFSLTDLAGNITELVLERDLDREGDKPEIRLSETGEPEGGSVPEIMGWLTDDDSADGITYILDDQEPRELRSGPVFRFPLEGLLPGEHSLEILPRDSNKIEGEVLRKDFLLPAAPPEISFTLLTDSEKREIPYTPGLKAAVASIQYISGKILFESGSGEASYEFPDGGKGKVSLKRTDIEGEYLFQIRIPDTEEAGFFGIDIEARDDAGGSRAQAKAGLVLEIPGAQPPPARIIPLAAETGNSIFRVDSGMDFIVPGYDISRAEVTGGQGALNLTWKGNRLTLETASDLPARNLRIVLVTTGGRELEYGPFTLLGDNSSPRWSVQTDPPGPFFSNELTLTGSVRDTGGLAALRYRTAEGEETELPVSFEKGSTDEINFSVPLDSGDYPDGPVYLTLTAEDSSGNLGTERILLIKDTKAPEVTQILPAAGDPVNGAFSLMLKLEDEWTEGFSGEFIVGEEEPLPLKIEGRSLTVPIELPILAEEYEPRILIRDTAGNESMFSPMLNVDRSGDLPKVKIFEPAQDALVQDSFRLSGRVADDDGVAAIEYRLDEGEFKALEAGSAFDTEIDIELLGDNEHVIEVRALDLRGVASEPAYVNFRVSRQAPEAVMLSPGLGITSRKQIELSGTASDANGIEGVYVSLDNGGSFHRASGAEEWSYPLNTEIMVDGSYMILIKAVDSYGVSALHSGLITLDNTPPVLELARPREGETISSTLQLELRAGDGIALENLRYVLSPMKDSETEGEIPAALQGNLDPAEVLVQALDTSDLPAGLYNLTVYAGDKAANETFESRNIHIRTDESIIIPELLFPLEGADLHGPFFLEGRVKGIGISEKITLLKNGTPFDVLTTGKNGYFRRPVTPEEMENGPCSFQLETSTPDGSIIQSAARNLNYRREGGWVSVTSVGTGDYVGGRPWIEGKADYLIDDPGGEAGMSKDELKALELLELGYSLDNGKHYREIKVKNDWRFRLETGELAEGPLEIIVRAVFRNGEQVLTRVKVVVDEVAPRISIRTPEGGAAVNGDLFVTGVSYDLNGVEAVEIVLRKGSKTQGQLPQFVEGLYLDSNFLGSTYWKLGLGLTFFDENVRLQVGFGSSPEGRFNGQVFGVKLLANVATLPYGYFFGPDWDFVSSSLALGSAFEYFTMTESPEEESGLVLGALIAQLELIKVKIPTMNTFNTYSLYIENQLWFISSDVEGGLENRVSLGVRVRVF from the coding sequence ATGGAAGTCCGGGATATGGATATCGAGGCCTCGGATCATACTATTCTGGAGAAGTTTTTTCCTGTTACCGGTCTTGAACAGTGGCATCACAGATTTGACCTTGGTTCCCTGGAACCCGGTATCTATCATGTACGGGTGAGGGGTATGGATGCGGCCGGTAACAGTGTGGAGTCGGAAGCCATTGATTTTCGTGTCAGCCCCGAATCAGATTTGCCGAAGGTCTCGGTCACTTTTCCCGACAGCGATACCACCATCAGCGGTGATATAAATCTTCTTGGCAGCGCTACAGACGATGACGGTATTGAATATGTCGAGCTAAAAATCGACGATGGAGATTTTGTCCGGGCCGAGGGTCGGGATTACTGGTCTTTCTTTTTTTCTTCCGAAGATTTCGAAGACGGCGAGCATGTTCTTTCCGTTCGCGGCGTCGATATCAACGGTACTCCGGGCACAGCGGTCTCGGTTCCTTTTGTGCTGGATACCCTGGCACCGGAAATAAGGATTTCTTCCCATGCCAATGGCGATCGTGTAAGTGGTGTAATCAGCATTTCCGGCATTCTCCGGGATGCTAACGGAATCCGTTCCCTTGGAACCCTGGCAGCCGGTGATGACGCGGAGATGTCGGAAATAAAACTGAAGGGTGATCTACGTTCCGGGGAGGCTGAGTTCGATATTAAAATCGATACCCGTGAACAGGCCGACGGATTATATTCCTTGAAATTTATAGCTGAAGATCTTCAAACGAAACTATCTACCGAGGTCCTCCATCTTTTTATCGACAACTCGCCTCCCGTGTTGGAGATAGTGTATCCCGGAGAGTCTGAGTCCCTGAACGGACGTTTCACAGTGATGGGTCGGGCCGGCGATGATGTCGGACTCGCATCTCTGACCTTCAGGCGAGGAAAAGAGGAAGCTGCAGAAATTCCCCTCAGGGCCGGAGATCCGTTCTGGTCGGTACCGCTGGATTTCTCCGGCGAAGAAAAAACTGACAGCGTTTTTTCCCTCACCGATCTCGCGGGCAACATTACTGAACTTGTTCTGGAACGGGATCTGGACCGGGAAGGGGATAAGCCGGAAATCCGGCTTTCGGAGACAGGGGAACCGGAAGGCGGATCCGTACCGGAGATTATGGGCTGGCTTACAGATGACGATTCGGCGGATGGTATTACTTATATTCTGGATGATCAGGAACCCCGGGAATTGAGAAGCGGTCCTGTATTTCGTTTTCCCCTGGAGGGGCTTTTACCCGGGGAACATAGCCTGGAAATCCTGCCCAGAGACAGCAACAAAATAGAGGGAGAAGTGCTCAGGAAGGATTTCCTGCTCCCCGCAGCCCCTCCTGAAATCAGCTTTACCCTGCTGACCGATTCGGAAAAGCGGGAGATTCCCTATACACCGGGTTTAAAAGCCGCAGTCGCGTCAATACAGTACATATCCGGAAAGATCCTGTTCGAAAGCGGAAGCGGGGAGGCTTCCTATGAATTTCCCGACGGCGGAAAAGGAAAGGTCTCCCTCAAAAGAACAGATATCGAAGGGGAATACCTGTTTCAGATAAGGATACCGGATACGGAGGAGGCCGGCTTTTTCGGAATAGATATCGAGGCAAGGGATGACGCCGGAGGAAGCCGTGCCCAGGCGAAGGCCGGTCTCGTTTTGGAGATACCGGGGGCACAGCCACCGCCGGCCAGGATTATTCCCCTGGCAGCGGAAACAGGAAATTCGATTTTTCGAGTAGATTCCGGTATGGATTTTATTGTTCCCGGATACGATATCAGCCGGGCGGAGGTGACGGGAGGGCAGGGGGCGCTGAACCTTACCTGGAAGGGAAACAGGCTGACGCTGGAAACTGCTTCGGATCTTCCTGCAAGGAATCTGCGAATTGTCCTGGTCACTACCGGAGGAAGGGAGCTGGAATATGGTCCTTTTACCCTCCTCGGGGATAATTCATCTCCCCGATGGTCGGTGCAAACGGACCCTCCGGGGCCTTTTTTCTCCAATGAGTTAACGTTGACCGGAAGCGTCCGGGACACGGGAGGGCTTGCAGCGCTCCGCTACAGAACGGCAGAGGGAGAAGAAACTGAGCTTCCTGTTAGCTTTGAAAAAGGCAGCACCGACGAAATCAACTTTTCAGTGCCTCTGGATTCCGGCGATTATCCTGATGGTCCGGTTTATCTTACCCTGACAGCTGAGGATTCCAGCGGCAACCTGGGAACGGAGAGAATCCTCCTGATCAAGGATACGAAAGCGCCGGAGGTGACCCAGATACTTCCCGCCGCCGGGGATCCTGTGAATGGAGCCTTTTCGCTCATGCTCAAACTTGAGGATGAGTGGACGGAAGGTTTCAGCGGCGAGTTTATCGTGGGTGAAGAGGAACCTCTTCCACTGAAAATAGAGGGCAGGTCCCTGACGGTACCGATAGAACTGCCCATTCTTGCCGAAGAATACGAGCCCCGCATCCTTATTCGGGATACTGCAGGGAATGAAAGCATGTTTTCTCCAATGCTTAATGTGGACAGGTCCGGGGATCTGCCGAAGGTCAAGATTTTTGAGCCTGCCCAGGATGCTCTCGTTCAGGATTCCTTCCGCCTGTCGGGAAGGGTAGCGGACGATGACGGGGTGGCAGCCATAGAATACCGCCTGGACGAGGGAGAGTTTAAGGCCCTCGAGGCCGGATCCGCCTTCGATACGGAAATAGATATTGAGCTTCTCGGGGATAATGAACATGTGATTGAGGTCAGAGCTCTGGACCTGCGGGGTGTCGCAAGTGAACCGGCGTATGTTAATTTTCGCGTCTCCCGTCAGGCCCCCGAGGCCGTTATGCTCAGTCCGGGGCTGGGAATCACCAGCAGAAAACAGATTGAATTGTCCGGAACAGCCTCGGATGCAAACGGAATAGAAGGCGTGTATGTTTCTCTGGACAACGGGGGAAGCTTTCATCGCGCCTCCGGCGCAGAGGAATGGTCCTATCCTCTGAATACCGAGATCATGGTTGACGGCAGCTACATGATTCTGATCAAGGCTGTGGACTCCTATGGTGTTTCTGCCCTTCATTCAGGTCTTATTACACTGGATAACACCCCTCCTGTTCTTGAACTGGCCAGGCCCAGGGAGGGGGAAACGATAAGCTCCACCCTGCAGCTTGAACTGAGGGCGGGAGACGGTATCGCTCTGGAGAATCTCCGCTATGTACTTTCGCCGATGAAAGATTCTGAGACCGAAGGCGAAATCCCGGCAGCCCTTCAGGGGAACCTGGATCCTGCGGAGGTGCTGGTGCAGGCCCTGGACACAAGCGATCTGCCGGCGGGACTGTACAACCTGACTGTGTACGCTGGAGATAAAGCCGCCAACGAAACCTTCGAATCCCGTAATATCCACATAAGGACGGATGAATCCATCATCATCCCGGAACTGCTTTTTCCCCTTGAAGGTGCTGATCTTCATGGTCCCTTCTTCCTGGAGGGACGAGTCAAAGGAATCGGAATATCTGAAAAAATAACGCTCTTGAAAAACGGAACTCCCTTCGACGTCCTGACCACCGGAAAGAACGGATATTTCAGGCGACCAGTTACTCCGGAGGAGATGGAAAACGGCCCCTGCAGCTTTCAGCTTGAAACGAGCACCCCCGACGGGTCGATTATACAAAGTGCAGCCCGGAACCTGAATTATCGGCGGGAGGGCGGATGGGTTTCGGTAACATCCGTGGGAACCGGCGACTATGTCGGCGGCAGACCCTGGATCGAAGGGAAGGCGGATTATTTAATTGACGATCCTGGCGGTGAAGCCGGGATGTCAAAGGATGAACTTAAAGCCCTGGAGCTCCTTGAGCTGGGATACAGTCTGGATAACGGAAAGCATTACCGGGAAATCAAGGTGAAAAATGATTGGCGTTTCAGGCTCGAAACCGGTGAACTGGCAGAGGGGCCTCTGGAAATTATTGTCAGGGCTGTTTTCAGGAACGGCGAACAGGTACTGACCAGAGTCAAGGTCGTAGTGGACGAGGTAGCGCCGAGAATCAGTATTCGAACACCGGAGGGAGGCGCCGCCGTTAACGGCGACCTTTTTGTCACGGGGGTTTCATACGACCTGAATGGTGTCGAAGCTGTTGAAATAGTGCTGCGAAAGGGAAGTAAAACCCAGGGACAGCTTCCTCAGTTCGTTGAGGGACTCTATCTGGACAGCAACTTTCTTGGTTCCACCTACTGGAAGCTCGGTCTTGGGCTGACCTTTTTTGATGAAAATGTGCGTCTTCAGGTGGGATTCGGCAGTTCTCCGGAAGGGCGGTTCAACGGACAGGTTTTTGGAGTGAAACTCCTTGCGAATGTGGCGACCCTGCCGTACGGATACTTTTTCGGTCCCGACTGGGATTTTGTCTCTTCGAGTCTTGCCCTCGGCTCCGCCTTCGAATATTTCACCATGACCGAAAGCCCTGAAGAGGAGTCAGGACTGGTTCTCGGTGCCCTTATAGCCCAGCTTGAACTGATAAAGGTAAAGATTCCCACAATGAACACCTTTAATACCTACAGTCTTTACATTGAAAATCAGCTCTGGTTTATCTCCTCGGATGTGGAAGGGGGCCTTGAAAACAGGGTTTCCCTGGGAGTGCGGGTACGTGTGTTCTGA
- a CDS encoding GreA/GreB family elongation factor, with protein sequence MVANLHLRDYVRLNMEYNIRTFNSHDIKRIRGFLDLATDSKKGERYKSLVRLKNDLAYADIVLPEEMPGNVVTMNSRIRIDNASSKGTEEITLVFPQEADYNQGKVSLLAPLGAALLGCRQGDTVTYIAPGGEVMVKIMEILYQPEANGDFTA encoded by the coding sequence ATGGTTGCTAATCTTCACCTTCGGGACTATGTTCGTTTGAATATGGAATACAATATTCGAACCTTCAATTCCCACGACATAAAACGCATTCGCGGTTTTCTCGATCTGGCAACGGACAGTAAAAAGGGTGAACGATATAAATCCCTGGTCCGTCTCAAGAACGATCTGGCGTATGCTGATATAGTTTTGCCGGAAGAGATGCCGGGCAACGTTGTTACAATGAACTCCCGCATACGCATAGACAACGCCAGTTCAAAGGGGACAGAGGAAATTACCCTGGTATTTCCACAGGAGGCGGATTACAACCAGGGAAAGGTCTCCCTTCTTGCTCCGCTGGGGGCCGCACTGCTGGGATGCAGACAGGGTGATACCGTAACCTACATTGCTCCCGGCGGCGAGGTTATGGTAAAGATCATGGAAATACTTTACCAGCCGGAAGCCAATGGGGATTTTACCGCGTAA
- the chrA gene encoding chromate efflux transporter, producing MNSDNDNKETLRSNVSYPAFLKDVLICSLGAYGGPEAHLGVFLDRMVTKKSYLKEQDLVELMALCSILPGPTSTQTIVSIGYRMGGRKLAFFTMIVWALPVLFVMGFLSFGFQVLSSMNVSHSILRFIGPMAVGFIIVAALRIGRKVVTDLLSLGLLLSSAVLTFFFRSPWVFPLVLAAGGLISILLKQEKGMWNPVQIRPPWGYLVLFAALAVGGLAAAFLTDFRLLENFERFYRYGYLVFGGGQVVVPVMYGELVDIRQFMTGGEFLTGYGLVQGLPGPMFSFAAYAGGMASRGEGILIQALGAAIGGIGIFLPGLLLIYFVYPLWEDLKQIRAIRLSLAGINAVAGGLIAVAAVILTLSSGISLENLTVTAASALLLGFTKIPPPLIVLAAFGLGIIL from the coding sequence ATGAATTCTGATAACGACAATAAGGAAACACTCCGGAGCAATGTTTCCTATCCGGCGTTTTTGAAGGATGTGTTGATCTGCTCCCTTGGGGCTTATGGAGGACCGGAGGCTCATTTGGGGGTTTTCCTGGACCGGATGGTGACAAAAAAGAGTTATTTGAAGGAGCAGGATCTTGTTGAACTGATGGCTTTGTGCAGCATTCTTCCAGGACCGACAAGTACGCAAACCATTGTTTCCATCGGCTACAGGATGGGAGGCAGAAAACTTGCCTTTTTCACGATGATTGTCTGGGCCCTGCCGGTTCTGTTTGTCATGGGTTTTCTCTCCTTCGGGTTCCAGGTTTTGTCTTCCATGAATGTATCCCATTCCATTCTGCGATTTATCGGACCCATGGCGGTGGGGTTTATTATCGTTGCGGCTTTAAGAATCGGGCGAAAGGTGGTTACCGATCTTTTGTCTCTGGGTTTATTGCTTAGCTCTGCTGTGCTTACCTTCTTTTTCAGGTCCCCCTGGGTCTTCCCCCTTGTTCTGGCTGCCGGGGGACTGATAAGTATTCTGCTAAAACAGGAAAAGGGAATGTGGAACCCTGTTCAGATTCGTCCGCCCTGGGGCTATCTTGTTCTCTTCGCGGCCCTTGCTGTGGGGGGACTTGCAGCTGCATTCCTGACTGACTTCAGGTTATTGGAGAACTTTGAGCGCTTTTACCGCTACGGATACCTGGTTTTCGGCGGCGGACAGGTAGTCGTTCCTGTCATGTACGGAGAACTTGTTGATATTCGGCAGTTCATGACAGGCGGGGAATTCCTGACCGGGTACGGTCTTGTCCAGGGACTCCCCGGACCGATGTTCAGTTTTGCCGCCTATGCCGGTGGAATGGCTTCCAGGGGGGAGGGGATTCTTATTCAGGCTCTGGGGGCTGCCATTGGCGGAATCGGGATATTTCTTCCCGGACTTCTTTTGATCTATTTTGTCTATCCCCTGTGGGAGGACCTGAAGCAGATACGGGCGATTCGGCTTTCCCTGGCGGGAATAAACGCGGTTGCCGGCGGTCTTATCGCAGTAGCGGCGGTAATCCTGACTCTGTCCAGCGGTATCAGTCTTGAAAACTTGACGGTAACAGCAGCCTCCGCTCTATTGCTCGGGTTTACGAAAATTCCGCCTCCCCTGATTGTGCTGGCGGCCTTCGGCCTCGGGATTATTCTTTGA
- a CDS encoding helix-turn-helix transcriptional regulator produces MKTDQKTDRTLIERLKELNCLLKISKLLARHDVDLQLILQQTVDILPQAFQKPEQTCARIIYRDCEYVTTNFHSGTEGLREPIRINRRTAGFVEVYFLGKNMEPRADSFLAEEQTLLSAIADQIGMVISKKEAELSLRRAMDQLEENSRQLENKNVALKELLYQIQGERENYIRSIRRQIEESVLPALNRILRNPKADTDICAYARIASEALGEINASSAFRENRETAHLSSREMEICRMIKQGLSTKEICSLLGLSMQTVEKHRYNIRKKLGIAGEKINLAVFLRNL; encoded by the coding sequence ATGAAAACCGATCAGAAAACAGACAGGACCCTTATCGAACGCCTCAAGGAACTCAACTGTCTCCTGAAGATTTCAAAACTCCTGGCCCGGCACGATGTTGATCTGCAGCTTATCCTCCAACAGACTGTCGATATCCTGCCTCAGGCATTCCAGAAACCCGAACAGACATGTGCAAGAATCATCTACCGGGACTGCGAGTATGTAACCACGAATTTCCATTCCGGGACGGAGGGGCTTCGGGAGCCGATCCGTATAAACCGCAGAACAGCGGGTTTTGTTGAAGTGTATTTTCTTGGGAAAAATATGGAACCCCGGGCGGACAGCTTTCTTGCAGAGGAACAGACGCTGCTTTCAGCAATTGCTGATCAGATCGGCATGGTAATCTCCAAAAAGGAGGCTGAGCTGTCCCTTCGCAGAGCGATGGATCAGCTTGAGGAAAACTCCCGTCAGCTGGAGAATAAGAATGTCGCCCTCAAAGAACTTCTGTATCAGATACAGGGGGAACGGGAGAATTATATACGATCAATACGGCGGCAGATAGAAGAATCGGTACTTCCTGCTCTGAACAGGATTCTCCGGAATCCAAAGGCCGACACTGATATCTGCGCCTATGCCAGGATAGCCAGCGAAGCCCTGGGCGAGATAAACGCCTCCTCTGCATTCAGGGAAAATCGGGAAACAGCTCACTTGAGTTCCCGGGAAATGGAGATCTGTCGAATGATCAAACAAGGATTGAGCACGAAAGAGATATGTTCCCTGCTGGGACTGTCCATGCAAACCGTGGAAAAGCACCGCTATAATATCCGTAAAAAGCTGGGTATTGCCGGAGAGAAAATCAATCTGGCCGTTTTTCTGCGGAACCTGTAG